A region of Silurus meridionalis isolate SWU-2019-XX chromosome 13, ASM1480568v1, whole genome shotgun sequence DNA encodes the following proteins:
- the si:dkey-5i3.5 gene encoding transmembrane protein 53 isoform X2 — protein MPLGDGPLKTVTTHHLRKGITFYSNESTVTPAVSSQVKPLLLLLPWLGSRPQAQAKYCEIYFRRGFDVLVVESKVAHFLWPRWGLEHSAEVLQLLESKRFSNRPLLVHAFSIGGYTFAQLLVHVAKNSQRYHGLIERVRGQIYDSLVIGSLEHMAVGVSKHLFPRLEPVVKRTSLLYFQVFKRQTVDYFNKSIEVFWNTPLTSPALYYFCCNDALCDPETIQELLEHWKKQGITVTSKKWKESIHAGHLRAHPQEYLSTLEHFLCSINMVPLKAKM, from the exons ATGCCTCTCGGTGACGGGCCCTTGAAGACCGTAACAACTCACCATCTCAGGAAGGGCATCACCTTCTATTCAAATGAGAGTACAGTGACCCCTGCAGTCAGTAGCCAGGTGAAGCCGCTGCTGTTGTTGCTGCCGTGGCTTGGCTCGAGGCCTCAGGCTCAGGCCAAGTACTGCGAGATCTACTTTAGAAGAGGTTTTGACGTGCTGGTGGTGGAGAGCAAGGTGGCTCATTTCCTGTGGCCTCGCTGGGGTCTGGAGCACAGTGCGGAAGTGCTGCAGCTGCTGGAGAGCAAGCGCTTCTCAAATCGGCCTCTGCTGGTCCATGCCTTCTCCATCGGAGGATACACATTCGCTCAGCTGCTCGTTCACGTAGCCAAAAACAGTCAGCGGTATCATGGCCTGATTGAACGAGTCAGAGGACAGATCTACGATAGCCTGGTTATCGGCTCACTGGAGCACATGGCTGTAG GTGTAAGTAAGCACTTGTTCCCTCGTTTGGAGCCCGTGGTGAAGCGCACCAGCCTCCTTTACTTCCAAGTGTTCAAACGTCAGACGGTGGACTACTTCAACAAGAGCATCGAGGTGTTCTGGAACACACCTCTGACCTCACCTGCGCTTTACTACTTCTGTTGCAACGATGCCCTGTGTGACCCTGAGACCATACAAGAGCTGCTGGAGCACTGGAAAAAGCAGGGGATCACCGTGACCAGTAAGAAGTGGAAGGAGTCTATCCATGCTGGGCATCTACGTGCCCATCCCCAGGAATACCTCTCCACCTTGGAACACTTCCTCTGTTCTATCAACATGGTACCTCTAAAAGCCAAAATGTGA
- the rbm28 gene encoding RNA-binding protein 28 isoform X1: MAGLTLFVRNLPASASSDHLEEIFSEVGPVKRCFVVRDKGSEKCRGIGYVTYSMAEDAERALREIKDYDGQKISVVQAKKKVFEKKQGKKNKAEQKTESPPTNSEPTEEKSQQKSQGMRKNKMKARLIIRNLSFKCSEADLNDVFSKYGTVLEVKIPLKPDGKKRGFAFVQFKNMLEAGKALAATNLKEIKDRRVAVDWAVSKDKFMAKQSGIAPGGKKEDEKKVTESEEENEDEEENEDEKEDDQAAEKESITQQEDDSEAESPSDDDDDDDEDDDDEEEDQSKNSEDEEDNDSDSLDASDDEYGDEDDEENVKKKKKQKNALPSDVNEGKTVFIRNLSFDTEEEGLEEVLLQFGELRYVRVVVHAETGHSKGCAFAQFKTNQATEKCLAVAQTESEAGGVRVDGRKLNIVLAVSREDASKLKSKKVKTHTGSRNLYLAREGLIRPGTKTAEGVSESDMAKRLRFAELKKAKLKDVNIFVSRTRLCVHNLPKSVDRKRLFKICLSAAGGGRGVRIKECHVMYDRKPVRGEPMGQSLGYGFVEFQEHDHALQALRHLNNNPNIFTPVKRPIVEFSLEDSRKLKLKAMREQKSKMTAASDSGAKKQSTGAQKGSEKNQESLSNHYSGFRTTPEVEHVELGDGKKRQKILPMPSHMGPKIRKRDKGKQTANVKKVKTVPSRKERKLLPSMEKPSENKKQNAKPAKRKFQSREDDRFDRLVEQYKKKLTGTSKDSLIKKSKWFS, encoded by the exons ATGGCAGGTTTGACTTTATTTGTGCGGAATTTACCTGCATCAGCATCCAGTGATCACCTGGAGGAGATCTTCTCTGAAGTAGGACCGGTGAAGCGATGCTTTGTAGTCAGAGATAAAG GCTCAGAGAAATGCCGTGGTATCGGCTACGTCACGTACTCCATGGCAGAAGACGCTGAGCGAGCTCTCCGAGAAATAAAGGACTACGATGGGCAAAAGATTTCTGTAGTTCAggcaaagaaaaaagtttttgaaaagaAGCAGGGAAAGAAGAACAAAG cTGAGCAAAAAACAGAGAGTCCACCAACCAACTCTGAACCAACAGAGGAGAAAAGTCAGCAAAAGTCACAAGGCATGAGGAAGAACAAGATGAAGGCCAGGCTTATTATCCGAAATCTCAGTTTTAAG tGCTCTGAAGCAGATCTGAACGACGTCTTTTCAAAATATGGGACAGTGCTGGAAGTGAAGATCCCTCTGAAACCAG ATGGAAAGAAACGAGGATTTGCTTTCGTTCAGTTTAAGAACATGCTGGAAGCCGGAAAAGCCCTCGCAGCAACCAACCTGAAAGAAATTAAAG ACAGACGGGTTGCTGTAGACTGGGCCGTGTCGAAAGACAAGTTTATGGCAAAGCAGTCCGGCATTGCCCCAG GAGGTAAAAaagaggatgaaaaaaaagtgactgagagtgaggaggaaaatgaggatgaggaggaaaaTGAGGATGAGAAAGAGGATGATCAGGCTGCAGAGAAAGA GTCAATAACACAACAAGAGGACGACTCTGAGGCAGAATCGCcatctgatgatgatgatgatgatgacgaggatgatgatgatgaggaggaggatcaAAGCAAAAACAGTGAGGACGAAGAGGATAATGATTCTGACTCTCTCGATGCATCAGATGATGAatatggtgatgaggatgatgaggaaaaTG ttaagaagaagaagaaacagaagaatGCTCTTCCTTCAGATGTGAACGAAGGAAAAACAGTATTTATAAG AAACCTGTCTTTTGACACAGAGGAAGAGGGTTTAGAGGAAGTTCTTCTGCAGTTTGGTGAACTCAGATATGTGCGTGTTGTGGTGCATGCTGAAACAGGACATTCAAAAG gTTGTGCTTTTGCTCAGTTCAAAACAAACCAAGCAACAGAGAAATGTCTAGCAGTAGCACAGACAGAATCTGAA GCTGGTGGTGTGAGGGTGGATGGGAGGAAGCTGAACATTGTGCTGGCCGTGAGCAGGGAAGACGCTTCCAAACTGAAGAGCAAGaaagtgaaaacacacacaggatccAGAAACCTGTACCTCGCCCGAGAGGGCT TGATCCGTCCTGGAACCAAAACAGCAGAAGGAGTTTCTGAATCTGATATGGCGAAGAGGTTGAGG tttgCAGAGCTGAAGAAGGCAAAGCTGAAGGACGTGAACATATTTGTGTCTCGAACGCGACTTTGTGTTCACAACCTTCCCAAAAGTGTGGACCGAAAGCGCCTGTTCAAAATCTGCCTGTCTGCCGCAGGGGGAGGAAGAGGTGTCCGGATCAAGGAG TGCCACGTGATGTACGACAGGAAGCCGGTGCGTGGTGAGCCAATGGGTCAGTCACTAGGCTACGGCTTTGTGGAGTTTCAGGAGCATGATCACGCCCTCCAAGCCCTGCGTCATCTTAACAACAACCCCAACATCTTCACACCTGTCAAG AGGCCTATTGTGGAGTTTTCGCTGGAGGACTCGAGGAAGTTAAAATTGAAGGCTATGAGGGAGCAGAAGAGTAAAATGACAGCTGCCTCTGACTCTGGGGCCAAAAAG CAGTCAACAGGAGCTCAGAAAGGAAGTGAGAAGAACCAGGAATCTCTGAGCAACCATTACTCTGGCTTCAGAACCACACCAGAAGTAGAGCACGTGGAGCTGGGAGATGGCAAAAAACGCCAGAAGATTCTTCCCATGCCTTCACATATGGGTCCAAAGATCAG GAAACGGGATAAAGGTAAACAGACTGCCAATGTTAAGAAAGTGAAGACGGTTCCCAGCAGGAAAGAGAGGAAGTTACTTCCTTCAATGGAGAAACCCAGTGAAAACAAGAAACAG AACGCTAAGCCAGCGAAGAGGAAGTTCCAATCCAGAGAGGATGATCGATTTGACCGTCTGGTCGAACAGTACAAGAAAAAACTCACAGGCACATCGAAGGACTCTCTCATCAAGAAGAGCAAATGGTTTAGTTGA
- the rbm28 gene encoding RNA-binding protein 28 isoform X2: MAGLTLFVRNLPASASSDHLEEIFSEVGPVKRCFVVRDKGSEKCRGIGYVTYSMAEDAERALREIKDYDGQKISVVQAKKKVFEKKQGKKNKAEQKTESPPTNSEPTEEKSQQKSQGMRKNKMKARLIIRNLSFKCSEADLNDVFSKYGTVLEVKIPLKPDGKKRGFAFVQFKNMLEAGKALAATNLKEIKDRRVAVDWAVSKDKFMAKQSGIAPGGKKEDEKKVTESEEENEDEEENEDEKEDDQAAEKESITQQEDDSEAESPSDDDDDDDEDDDDEEEDQSKNSEDEEDNDSDSLDASDDEYGDEDDEENVKKKKKQKNALPSDVNEGKTVFIRNLSFDTEEEGLEEVLLQFGELRYVRVVVHAETGHSKGCAFAQFKTNQATEKCLAVAQTESEAGGVRVDGRKLNIVLAVSREDASKLKSKKVKTHTGSRNLYLAREGLIRPGTKTAEGVSESDMAKRLRFAELKKAKLKDVNIFVSRTRLCVHNLPKSVDRKRLFKICLSAAGGGRGVRIKECHVMYDRKPVRGEPMGQSLGYGFVEFQEHDHALQALRHLNNNPNIFTPVKRPIVEFSLEDSRKLKLKAMREQKSKMTAASDSGAKKSTGAQKGSEKNQESLSNHYSGFRTTPEVEHVELGDGKKRQKILPMPSHMGPKIRKRDKGKQTANVKKVKTVPSRKERKLLPSMEKPSENKKQNAKPAKRKFQSREDDRFDRLVEQYKKKLTGTSKDSLIKKSKWFS; encoded by the exons ATGGCAGGTTTGACTTTATTTGTGCGGAATTTACCTGCATCAGCATCCAGTGATCACCTGGAGGAGATCTTCTCTGAAGTAGGACCGGTGAAGCGATGCTTTGTAGTCAGAGATAAAG GCTCAGAGAAATGCCGTGGTATCGGCTACGTCACGTACTCCATGGCAGAAGACGCTGAGCGAGCTCTCCGAGAAATAAAGGACTACGATGGGCAAAAGATTTCTGTAGTTCAggcaaagaaaaaagtttttgaaaagaAGCAGGGAAAGAAGAACAAAG cTGAGCAAAAAACAGAGAGTCCACCAACCAACTCTGAACCAACAGAGGAGAAAAGTCAGCAAAAGTCACAAGGCATGAGGAAGAACAAGATGAAGGCCAGGCTTATTATCCGAAATCTCAGTTTTAAG tGCTCTGAAGCAGATCTGAACGACGTCTTTTCAAAATATGGGACAGTGCTGGAAGTGAAGATCCCTCTGAAACCAG ATGGAAAGAAACGAGGATTTGCTTTCGTTCAGTTTAAGAACATGCTGGAAGCCGGAAAAGCCCTCGCAGCAACCAACCTGAAAGAAATTAAAG ACAGACGGGTTGCTGTAGACTGGGCCGTGTCGAAAGACAAGTTTATGGCAAAGCAGTCCGGCATTGCCCCAG GAGGTAAAAaagaggatgaaaaaaaagtgactgagagtgaggaggaaaatgaggatgaggaggaaaaTGAGGATGAGAAAGAGGATGATCAGGCTGCAGAGAAAGA GTCAATAACACAACAAGAGGACGACTCTGAGGCAGAATCGCcatctgatgatgatgatgatgatgacgaggatgatgatgatgaggaggaggatcaAAGCAAAAACAGTGAGGACGAAGAGGATAATGATTCTGACTCTCTCGATGCATCAGATGATGAatatggtgatgaggatgatgaggaaaaTG ttaagaagaagaagaaacagaagaatGCTCTTCCTTCAGATGTGAACGAAGGAAAAACAGTATTTATAAG AAACCTGTCTTTTGACACAGAGGAAGAGGGTTTAGAGGAAGTTCTTCTGCAGTTTGGTGAACTCAGATATGTGCGTGTTGTGGTGCATGCTGAAACAGGACATTCAAAAG gTTGTGCTTTTGCTCAGTTCAAAACAAACCAAGCAACAGAGAAATGTCTAGCAGTAGCACAGACAGAATCTGAA GCTGGTGGTGTGAGGGTGGATGGGAGGAAGCTGAACATTGTGCTGGCCGTGAGCAGGGAAGACGCTTCCAAACTGAAGAGCAAGaaagtgaaaacacacacaggatccAGAAACCTGTACCTCGCCCGAGAGGGCT TGATCCGTCCTGGAACCAAAACAGCAGAAGGAGTTTCTGAATCTGATATGGCGAAGAGGTTGAGG tttgCAGAGCTGAAGAAGGCAAAGCTGAAGGACGTGAACATATTTGTGTCTCGAACGCGACTTTGTGTTCACAACCTTCCCAAAAGTGTGGACCGAAAGCGCCTGTTCAAAATCTGCCTGTCTGCCGCAGGGGGAGGAAGAGGTGTCCGGATCAAGGAG TGCCACGTGATGTACGACAGGAAGCCGGTGCGTGGTGAGCCAATGGGTCAGTCACTAGGCTACGGCTTTGTGGAGTTTCAGGAGCATGATCACGCCCTCCAAGCCCTGCGTCATCTTAACAACAACCCCAACATCTTCACACCTGTCAAG AGGCCTATTGTGGAGTTTTCGCTGGAGGACTCGAGGAAGTTAAAATTGAAGGCTATGAGGGAGCAGAAGAGTAAAATGACAGCTGCCTCTGACTCTGGGGCCAAAAAG TCAACAGGAGCTCAGAAAGGAAGTGAGAAGAACCAGGAATCTCTGAGCAACCATTACTCTGGCTTCAGAACCACACCAGAAGTAGAGCACGTGGAGCTGGGAGATGGCAAAAAACGCCAGAAGATTCTTCCCATGCCTTCACATATGGGTCCAAAGATCAG GAAACGGGATAAAGGTAAACAGACTGCCAATGTTAAGAAAGTGAAGACGGTTCCCAGCAGGAAAGAGAGGAAGTTACTTCCTTCAATGGAGAAACCCAGTGAAAACAAGAAACAG AACGCTAAGCCAGCGAAGAGGAAGTTCCAATCCAGAGAGGATGATCGATTTGACCGTCTGGTCGAACAGTACAAGAAAAAACTCACAGGCACATCGAAGGACTCTCTCATCAAGAAGAGCAAATGGTTTAGTTGA